Proteins from a single region of Echeneis naucrates chromosome 14, fEcheNa1.1, whole genome shotgun sequence:
- the alg8 gene encoding LOW QUALITY PROTEIN: dolichyl pyrophosphate Glc1Man9GlcNAc2 alpha-1,3-glucosyltransferase (The sequence of the model RefSeq protein was modified relative to this genomic sequence to represent the inferred CDS: deleted 1 base in 1 codon): protein MAATGLHNRSWFPALAVGVSLLKSLFIGAYHSTDFEVHRNWLAVTYSLPVSRWYHENTSEWTLDYPPLFAWFEFGLSQVAQHFDGNMLLVENLNYSSPSTVLFQRLSVIITDLVFMYATRECCRCVQDQKGSQDILNQPPFILAVLLLWNFGLLIVDHIHFQYNGFLFGFLLLSVAKHLQSQHLQGALLFSILLNLKHIYLYVAPAYGVYLLRSYCFTQDHTDGSIRWSSFSLVRLLALGGIVASVCALSFGPFIIMGQLPQVLSRLFPFKRGLCHAYWAPNVWALYNVLDKGLATLGVRLKLLEEAELPRSAMTGGLVQEFQHSVLPSVTPPITLICTLLSILPAVASIWRRPRGARGFLRCLLLCALGSFLFGWHVHEKAILIAILPLSFLAVESREDAGIFLVLTTTGHYSLFPLLFTPPEFLIKVVLMLLFTIYSVTALRKLHSGPGSLLRPLEVMYLLGLVSVAIACEVVFPLSPWQQKLPFLPLLVTSVYCSVGVCYSFLHLYITLLRQHKKPKQP from the exons ATGGCGGCCACCGGGCTGCACAACCGGAGCTGGTTTCCAGCGTTAGCTGTGGGAGTTTCTCTGCTCAAAAGTCTCTTCATCGGCGCTTA TCATTCCACAGACTTCGAGGTTCACAGGAACTGGTTGGCCGTCACCTACAGTCTGCCTGTATCCAGGTGGTACCATGAG AACACGTCTGAGTGGACGCTGGACTATCCACCGCTGTTCGCCTGGTTTGAGTTCGGCCTGTCACAGGTAGCTCAGCACTTCGATGGGAACATGCTGCTAGTGGAGAACCTGAACTACTCCAGCCCATCCACGGTGCTGTTCCAGAGGCTGTCAGTCATCATCACTGACTTGGTCTTCATGTATGCTACCAGAGA GTGCTGCAGATGCGTTCAGGACCAGAAAGGTTCTCAAGACATCCTAAACCAGCCGCCCTTCATCCTCGCTGTTCTGCTGCTCTGGAACTTCGGCCTCCTCATTGTCGACC ACATTCATTTCCAGTATAACGGCTTCCTGTttggtttcctgctgctgtcagtggcCAAACACCTGCAG TCTCAGCACCTGCAGGGGGCGCTTCTGTTCTCTATCCTGCTCAACCTGAAACACATCTACCTGTATGTGGCCCCCGCCTACGGAGTCTACCTGCTGAGGAGCTACTGCTTCACTCAGgaccacacag ACGGCTCCATCAGGTGGTCTAGTTTCAGTTTGGTCCGACTGCTGGCTCTGGGTGGCATCGTGGCATCCGTGTGTGCACTGTCGTTCGGGCCTTTCATCATCATG ggcCAGCTCCCCCAGGTCCTGTCCCGTCTCTTCCCCTTTAAGAGGGGCCTCTGTCATGCCTACTGGGCCCCCAATGTCTGGGCGCTGTACAACGTGCTGGACAAAGGCCTGGCGACGCTTG GAGTCCGCCTGAAACTGCTGGAGGAGGCGGAGCTTCCCCGAAGTGCCATGACGGGTGGGCTGGTCCAGGAGTTCCAGCATTCAGTCCTGCCCTCGGTGACC CCCCCAATCACGCTCATCTGCACTCTGCTGTCCATCCTG CCAGCGGTGGCATCTATCTGGCGGCGTCCTCGTGGCGCCCGTGGTTTCCTACGGTGCCTTCTTCTGTGTGCTCTAGGCTCTTTCCTGTTCGGCTGGCACGTCCATGAGAAGGCCATACTGATAGCCATCCTGCCTCTGAG CTTCCTGgctgtggagagcagagaggatgctGGGATCTTTCTGGTGCTGACCACCACAGGTCATTACTCCCTGTTTCCACTTCTCTTCACACCCCCAG AGTTTCTCATCAAAGTGgttctgatgctgctgtttacCATCTACTCTGTCACCGCTCTGAGGAAACTCCACag TGGTCCGGGATCTTTGCTCAGGCCCCTGGAGGTCATGTACCTGCTCGGCTTGGTTAGTGTGGCTATCGCCTGTGAGGTCGTCTTCCCTCTGTCACCGTGGCAACAGAAGCTGCCATTCCTCCCCCTGCTGGTCACCTCTGTGTACTGCTCAGTGGGTGTCTGTTACTCCTTCCTGCATCTGTACATCACCCTGCTGAGGCAGCATAAGAAGCCCAAGCAGCCGTGA
- the ccdc90b gene encoding coiled-coil domain-containing protein 90B, mitochondrial, with protein sequence MNALRRFRHRGQTGSWREFRVTAPVATFDLRKVELTPLEQRKLTFDSHAMMTELERSGFEKRQAELIVSALVTLATANMDIVYKDMVTKSHQEIALQQIMAHLDAIRKDMVILEKSEFANLRSENSKMKRELEQLQHRLKEESQKVRAETKLDINLESSRISDMFTEQNKKLMEATSEFHHKKADLENDNMEINKKIDLQVASLKTVLESLKLETVRYLAATVFSCLAIALGVYRLWK encoded by the exons ATGAACGCACTGCGGCGGTTCCGTCACCGGGGACAGACCGGAAGCTGGAGAG AGTTCCGTGTGACAGCACCTGTGGCGACCTTTGACCTGAGGAAAGTTGAACTGACACCTCTGGAGCAGCGTAAACTGACCTTTGACTCCCACGCCATGATGACGGAGCTGGAACGCAGCG GTTTTGAGAAGCGGCAGGCAGAGCTGATCGTCTCAGCTTTGGTGACACTGGCAACAGCAAACATGGACATAGTTTATAAAGACATGGTGACCAAATCCCACCAG GAGATCGCCCTGCAGCAGATAATGGCTCACCTGGACGCCATCAGGAAGGATATGGTGATCCTGGAGAAGAGCGAGTTCGCCAACCTCCGGTCTGAGAACTCG aagATGAAGCGGGAGCTGGAGCAACTGCAGCATCGACTGAAG GAGGAGAGTCAGAAAGTGCGAGCAGAAACCAAACTGGACATAAATCTGGAGAGCAGTAGGATCTCTGACATG tttacTGAACAGAATAAGAAGCTGATGGAGGCCACATCAGAGTTTCATCATAAG AAAGCTGACCTGGAGAACGATAACATGGAGATCAACAAGAAGATTGACCTACAGGTGGCGTCGCTCAAAACTGTCCTTGAGTCCCTCAAACTGGAGACCGTACGTTACCTGGCAG CTACGGTGTTCTCCTGCCTTGCCATCGCTCTGGGAGTCTACCGGCTCTGGAAGTAA